The Sciurus carolinensis chromosome 18, mSciCar1.2, whole genome shotgun sequence region GGATATGAGCCAGAGGCCTAGGTGGGCCCCCTTTAGGTCCAGCCTCACCTTCCTCTTGTTAAGCTCTAGGGCCTGGCTGCGCAGTGTCAGCTCCTTCTCCACGCCCCCTAGGCTGCCCTGTAAGGCCCgttctttttcttccagtttctgcACAGTCAGCAGTTGGGCATCAACCTGGGGGGAGAGgttgggcgggggggggggggggggggttgttaaATGCTAGGAGTTCTGCCTCTCCCACTCCACCCTGCAAGCTCCTGGGCCAGACATACCTGGGACTTGAGACCAAGAACCTGCTCGCCCAGCTCATCCTTCTCCTCCCGTAGCAGTTTGTGAATCTGGTTGGCCTTGATTCGCTCTGACATCAGCTTAAAGTTGGCATCATCCTTTTCCCGCAACTGTTGGAGTAGCCGCCCATTCTGCTCCTGCATATCCTCAAAAGCCTGACCTGTCACATCCATCTCTGACAGcagagcctcctcctcctgcagccaGTGGGTAGGAACAAGATGGAAAGTGCTAGGTGGACAGAATGGCCGGCGGGGGGAACCACAAGAAAACATGGCAAAGCTAAGAACCACAGTGGACCCAGGACATCAAGGAGTCACATCTGCTAAAGGCATCCAACCAAGGGCTAAGGAAATCCCGATGTCAGAAGCAAGGGGACCACGAATGGGCTTATACCTGTTTGGTGGCACCCAACTTGCGCTGCAGGTGTTCAATCTGTTCTTCGGCCTGCCGAATGCGCCTTAGGGCATCCTCATCTGCAATCTTTTGCTCTCCCTTCGATCCCTCTCTTCCAGTTCTCGGATGCGGCTCCGTAGCTCATCAACCTACAGCCACAGAAGGGAGCTCTCTTCACTGATTTCTGCTGACCTAGGGCCAGTCTCCCTGCATGCCCCACATGCCCTACCTGCCCTCACCTCAGCCTTGGCCTTGCGTTCAGCTGCCATAAGCTGCACCTTATCCCGCTGCTCCTTGGGTGCTGACTTGTACATGTCTAGCAGCAGCTTCATCTCCTTCTGGCTTTCCTGGGCCTTCCTGGGGAAGGGTATAGGAGGAAGGAATGGTAAGTAGGGCTTAAGGTCACTTGACAGGGATGAAAAGAGAGAGCAATAGGGCCTCACTTGAGCTCTGCTCGGAGACCCTTCAGCAGCTCTGACTCCTTCCTCTTGGCTTCTTCCACTTTGGCCTTCTCCCGATCTACCCTTGAGAGACCTGAGGCTATAGGTGGAGGTCCTAGGCCAGGCCCTTCCCGTTCCCGAAGTTCCCGCTGGGCCTGGCCTCAGGTTCTCGGCCCCGAGAGGAGGGGCCCTGGGCCCCAGGGGTTAGGGCCTGTGAATCCTCTTCGGAGGGGACCAGCTCCTCCTTCTTCACTGAAGAGGTAGTAGTGGTGGCACCAGGGACTGAAGTCATCTCCTTTCTGCTATCAGGAGTACTAACAGGGACTGGCCCACCCTCTTCTTTCCCTGGGGTTGGAGCACTGAGGCCAGAGTCCTCTGGGTGGCCCAGGTTTGGGATGGAGTGAGTTGAGCCACTGGCCTGGGCCCGGAGCTattgagagagaggaagagaaatgaggTGAGCCAGTGCTTATTGGGGTCCAGCCGAAGTTTTTCCCAGGCAGTCACCTCCTCACCTTGCCAATCTCAGCCTGTACTTCCCGAAGCTTCCGCTTATACCGCTGGGCATCCCCTTTAAGTTGGTGGTTGTGATTTTGGAGACTGCTAATCAGGTGACGCATCTCACGGTTGATGGGTCCTGGGGAAGGGTTGGGAAGTAAAGGTGTTGAACTGATCCCTATATTATGGTCCTAACCCTTCAGTGGGAAAAGAAGCTGAGCCAGAATCAATACTCTGTCTGTGCAGGAGGGGTAAAATGAGGTCTAGAGTGTAACTAACGTAATTATTGATGAAAATTTCTCTAAAAAGTAACTTAATACTGCCTATTTGTATTATTCTTGctaagatagatttttttttttttttttttttttgggtgctggggatcgaacccagggccttgtgcttgcaaggcaagcactctaccaactgagctatctccccagccctgatagattttttttttaaatacctccaTATTTCCCTGTATGGAAGAGATAACTAACATTCATTAGATACTTAAACAAATGTCCTTCTAGGTGACATCTGTCTGGGCTCCCCAGTCCAAGCTATATGCCCTCTCCCTTTCCTGCTTGGTATCTTCATCACTATTTAATGTACACACTTTATCTTTTCCTTGCCATCTGTCTTCCCATTGCCAAAACCCTGTTCCATAATAGCAGCAATTCTTTGTACCTGGTTCACTATCATAACCCCAAAACCTAGAACACAGCCTGGCTCACAGGTGGTATTCAATCTCTATAAAATAAGTATCTGAGAAAGAGACACCAGAAGATCAGAGAAACAGATGGAACTGATAGTTCATGTTCTGGCTGAACCTGCTCCATCAGTCACCTAGGCTGGTTATGACCCTCACCAAGCCTAAGAGCCTGGTAGTACAGTCCTATTTCTCCGAGGGAACTGAGGCTCTGTAAAAAGAAAGGGCTCTGCTTCCTGCACCTGAATAGCAGCAGCTCCAGCAGGGTCCAGCACCCCACAAAAGGCCCCAATTCACCATTTTCCACCACATACCCGCCTGCTCATTGGCCGCCAGGTTCTGTTCAAACTCGATGCGCAACATCTCGTACTCCTTGCGTACCTGGGCCAGGGTGTCTTCCAGCTGAATAACTTCCGTGCGCAGCTTCTTCTGGAGCCCCAGCTCGTCACTCTGTAGGTTGAGGTGTTAAAGACCCATACAACCCCTCAGCCCCACCTCAGGCCTTGGTGTCCCAGGAAGAATTTATTCCCAAGGGACCCCTGGCAGGTACACAGGGCCTCAGAAGCCCAGTAATATTTCAACATTATGGCTTGGCCTTCACTCACAATGCCATACCTCCATGTGCTCAATGTGTCGCAAGTGGGAGTTCTTGGTGGCCAGCAGCAGTCCCCGGGCCTCGTCCAGCTGGGTCTTCACTTGCAGAGACTCATTGTAAAGTAGTGAGAACTGGGCCTGCAGCATGCGGTACTCCCCCGTCTCCCTTACCACCTCCTCAGGAAGGCTCCGCAGGGCCACCTAGGGGAAAGGTCAGAAACAGGCTTATGGTTCAGTCCCTACCTTGTAGGCCCAGGCCTTCTCAGCCCCAACCACAGCCCACCTTGAGGCGTTCATTGGTCCGCACAGCACCCTGAAGTTCCGTCTGCAGCTTTTCCAACTCTGCCATGCGGCTATTGGCCAATTCCTGGTTTTCCTCCAACTCTGCATTCAACATCTCAAACTAAGGAGTGGGAGAGGTTGTGGTTGGCAGGGCCAGGACAGGTGGCATGTTCCCCTTACCCACAATCACACACTCCACCCAAACTACCCTGTGCAGTGCACTGATAGATTCTGTAGCCCCAAACCAAGGGCTTTCCTAAGATCTCCCACCTGTCTGGTTTAGGGCTTCAATATTGCATGGAGTACTGAACATTGGGAGCTAAAGTTCTTAACCGAGAGGGAGTCAAGGAAGCATtcccaaaagacctgaaaaaccAGCTGAAGCAAAAGGCAAACAGAGCAGTGACCCTGGGATGCCAAGGGACTCCATAAATTCCCATTTATCTCTTTCTGGGCTTTTTCTCTGTTGTACTTATAACCAACTGatgtactattttatttatttgtctactCCTCCCAGTTAGAACCTAAGATCCATGGAAGTATTGATTTTTGTCTCTCCAATCTGCCTAGTACTTAACACTTAGTCCTAAtaaataagaagataaataagtgaaaaaaaaaaaagctccaaaAGTGACAGGGAAGGGGCTCTGAGGTAGACATTTGCCCTTAGTCCTGAGGGAAATTTCAAGGGAGGGCCAGACAAACGGACTGGGAAGAATGATGTTGCTCACCTTCTGCATGCTGAGTGTGATCTGGCCCCCTTGGAAGCCTGAGGAGCTCCCAGACACATAGTAGCCAGAGTTGAGctgcagagagaagagagagaggtgaCGGATATGAAGGGCAGAAGCTAGGGTCCCAAGTACCCAATCCTGGTTCCATCTGCCCTAGCACTTCAGCCTCACCTGCTCCAAGGCCTCTGCCAGGTGCTTATTGAGCTTTTGCTCCCGCTTACGCAGCTTCTCAATGTCCCACTGTAGGTCTTCCACTGTTGTCTCCATCTCTAGCACCTTAGTCTCTGCTGATGTCACTTTATCCTGGAGCTCAGAGTACTGGGGGCAGTGGACAGGACAGATACTTGGATAAAGAGACTTGGCAGCGTGAGATTTCTGTGTGCCATCTAACCCAAACCTACCCAGGTTCTAATTCCACCCCAAAAGCCCGACTCCCACCTCCAATGAAATGCGGTGGTGCTTCTCCTGCAGCTGAGTAGCCAAGTCCTGTAGTCGTCGGTTCTCACGGCCCAGCTCCCGGGTACGTGCCCGAGCTGCCTCACCAGGGGGCTCACTGTCCCCTGGGAAGGCAGGGCCCAGGTAAGAATCAAGCCCTGGGCAACAGGGCAAAGTACTAACTCATTCTGGAGTCTGCTATGTGCCCAGTGTGATCCACCAGCTGTCTTGCCAGTTTCTCATGACAAAGCCAGGAGTCTACCCCCActgtacagaggaggaaactagCTCAGAGAGAGGAGCCATTTGCCTAGAAAGCCCACACTACAGAGGCAGAACTAAGGCTGGGAGAAACTAGCCAACCTGCAAAGCCTAAGCACTTGTTGCTCTGCCTTGTGGGTCAATAGCTACCACCGAGATTTACAAAAAGCGTTCTAGCTAGGTCTCTAGTTAGAAGAAGATGGCACTATCAGCATCAACAACTCCTCCATCCAGGGAATCAAAGCTGGAATCCCCATCTACAGACTAACCTTTTCCCCCCAAAACATTCCTTGGGGAATTCTGGGCTCAAGGCATTAATAGATTGGGGGATAGGAGGACCACAAAGATATAGGTGGAGACAGACACCTCTAGGGTAGGACTAACCTCGGCTGTATACTCGCTGACACAGTTCCTCCACCCGGCGCTGTAGGCGGTCTGAGGCCTCTACCACCCGGGACACAGCTGCCTTAGAGAACTCCATCCGGCCCTGCAGTTGTAGCTCCACTTCCTCACTGCTG contains the following coding sequences:
- the Rnf40 gene encoding LOW QUALITY PROTEIN: E3 ubiquitin-protein ligase BRE1B (The sequence of the model RefSeq protein was modified relative to this genomic sequence to represent the inferred CDS: inserted 3 bases in 3 codons; deleted 1 base in 1 codon), which encodes MSGPGNKRAAGDGGSGPPEKKMSREEKTTTTLIEPIRLGGISSTEEMDLKVLQFKNKKLAERLEQRQACEDELRERIEKLEKRQATDDATLLIVNRYWAQLDEIVEALLRCHESQGSXSAGTEAPGTQEGPTRDVIPLTEPGTSELREPLPMQLRPPLSEPALAFVVALGASSSEEVELQLQGRMEFSKAAVSRVVEASDRLQRRVEELCQRVYSRGDSEPPGEAARARTRELGRENRRLQDLATQLQEKHHRISLEYSELQDKVTSAETKVLEMETTVEDLQWDIEKLRKREQKLNKHLAEALEQLNSGYYVSGSSSGFQGGQITLSMQKFEMLNAELEENQELANSRMAELEKLQTELQGAVRTNERLKVALRSLPEEVVRETGEYRMLQAQFSLLYNESLQVKTQLDEARGLLLATKNSHLRHIEHMESDELGLQKKLRTEVIQLEDTLAQVRKEYEMLRIEFEQNLAANEQAGPINREMRHLISSLQNHNHQLKGDAQRYKRKLREVQAEIGKLRAQASGSTHSIPNLGHPEDSGLSAPTPGKEEGGPVPVSTPDSRKEMTSVPGATTTTSSVKKEELVPSEEDSQALTPGAQGPSSRGREPEARPXRELREREGPGLGPPPIASGLSRVDREKAKVEEAKRKESELLKGLRAELKKAQESQKEMKLLLDMYKSAPKEQRDKVQLMAAERKAKAEVDELRSRIRELEERDRRESXKIADEDALRRIRQAEEQIEHLQRKLGATKQEEEALLSEMDVTGQAFEDMQEQNGRLLQQLREKDDANFKLMSERIKANQIHKLLREEKDELGEQVLGLKSQVDAQLLTVQKLEEKERALQGSLGGVEKELTLRSQALELNKRKAVEAAQLAEDLKVQLEHVQTRLREIQPCLAESRAAREKESFNLKRAQEDISRLRRKLEKQRKVEVYADADEILQEEIKEYKARLTCPCCNTRKKDAVLTKCFHVFCFECVRGRYEARQRKCPKCNAAFGAHDFHRVYIS